From Primulina huaijiensis isolate GDHJ02 chromosome 15, ASM1229523v2, whole genome shotgun sequence, one genomic window encodes:
- the LOC140958536 gene encoding NAC domain-containing protein JA2, translating into MVDDTLSHMNLPPGFRFFPTDEELLVQYLCRKVAGHHFPLQIIGEIDLYKFDPWDLPCKAMFGEKEWYFFSPRDRKYPNGSRPNRVAGSGYWKATGTDKIITTEGRKVGIKKSLVFYEGKAPKGSKTDWIMHEYRLYEPSRKHGSSKLDDWVLCRIYKKNPSKRSLSASEVESREYSHASSPSSSSQYDGVLESLEQIDDRFANLPRMDSLKLNLQNLGSGNFDWATLAGLNPQSESVQAQQIQANKNVI; encoded by the exons ATGGTTGATGATACGCTCTCGCATATGAATTTGCCACCTGGGTTTCGTTTCTTCCCCACAGATGAGGAGCTCTTGGTGCAGTACCTCTGCAGGAAAGTTGCTGGCCACCATTTCCCTTTGCAGATTATTGGAGAAATCGATCTGTACAAATTCGATCCATGGGATCTTCCCT GTAAGGCTATGTTTGGAGAAAAGGAATGGTATTTCTTTAGCCCAAGAGACAGAAAGTATCCGAATGGATCCAGGCCAAACAGGGTAGCCGGATCTGGATACTGGAAAGCCACCGGGACTGATAAGATCATAACCACAGAAGGAAGGAAAGTTGGCATCAAGAAGTCCCTTGTTTTCTACGAAGGGAAAGCCCCGAAAGGATCGAAAACCGATTGGATTATGCATGAATATCGGCTCTATGAACCTTCAAGAAAACATGGCAGCTCAAAG ttggATGATTGGGTGCTTTGCCGAATTTATAAGAAGAATCCAAGCAAACGGAGCCTCAGCGCTAGTGAAGTTGAGAGCAGAGAGTACAGCCACGCTTCTTCCCCGTCTTCCTCGTCTCAGTACGACGGCGTTTTGGAGTCTTTGGAACAGATTGACGACCGCTTCGCCAATCTGCCAAGAATGGATTCTCTGAAGCTGAACCTTCAGAATTTGGGATCCGGGAATTTCGATTGGGCTACGTTAGCTGGGCTTAACCCTCAATCCGAATCTGTTCAAGCCCAACAGATTCAAGCGAATAAGAATGTTATTTGA
- the LOC140960332 gene encoding ABC transporter G family member 9-like: MGTEMVDVEAQIDWEESPAIFEKANRPVTLKFEEVVYNIKINQGGILKKNAQAEEKQILRGVSGVVLPGEMLAMLGPSGSGKTTLLTALGGRLGGRLAGNITYNGTPFSNAMKRNTGFVTQDDALYPHLTVTETLVYTALLRLPRTLTKQEKVQHAEAVITQLGLSRCRDSIIGEPLLRGVSGGERKRVSIGQELLINPSLIFLDEPTSGLDSTTAQRIVCKLWELSNGGRTIVMTIHQPSSRLYHMFHKVLLLSEGNPVYFGKGSGALDYFASIGFAPSLAMNPADFLLDLANGVSTADSNEDQTAIKQKLVSAYKTNNLSDNVYSELKIDYDQHHESTMDDEQFRRWSTTWCEQFSVLLRRGIKERKHESFSRLKIGQVLAISILCGLLWWQSDISHLQDQVGLFFFYSGFWGFYPLFQAIFTFPQERMMLAKERASGMYRLSSYFMALTLGDLPMELVLPTVFVVITYWMAGLKQTPQCFFSALFTLLYSVLCSQGLGLAIGAIVMRQKSATILGSVIMLAFLLASGYYVHNVPKFIAWIKYVSISQYTFRLLLGSQYKSGETYPCGSGKTCLVEDFPSVKPVGLDGRAASCLALAVMLVGYRVIAYVALIRIGVPKR; this comes from the exons ATGGGCACAGAGATGGTGGATGTGGAGGCGCAGATTGATTGGGAAGAATCTCCGGCCATTTTTGAGAAGGCCAATCGCCCAGTCACGTTGAAg TTCGAGGAAGTGGTCTACaatatcaaaataaaccaaGGTGGGATCCTAAAGAAAAATGCACAAGCTGAAGAAAAACAAATCTTGAGAGGAGTCTCCGGAGTGGTGCTTCCGGGCGAAATGTTAGCCATGCTCGGGCCATCCGGCAGTGGCAAAACTACATTGTTAACAGCTCTTGGTGGCCGACTTGGTGGGCGATTGGCTGGGAACATTACCTACAATGGCACGCCATTCTCAAACGCAATGAAGCGCAATACCGGGTTCGTTACACAGGACGATGCCCTCTATCCTCACCTCACCGTGACTGAGACATTAGTATACACCGCACTCCTCCGCCTGCCTAGAACATTAACCAAGCAAGAGAAG GTACAACATGCCGAAGCTGTTATAACTCAGCTTGGATTATCAAGATGCAGGGATAGTATCATAGGGGAACCTCTTCTGAGGGGAGTCTCCGGGGGTGAACGAAAAAGGGTCAGTATTGGACAAGAACTATTGATCAATCCAAGCCTTATTTTTCTTGATGAGCCAACTTCCGGGCTTGATTCAACCACTGCTCAGAGAATTGTTTGCAAGCTTTGGGAGCTGAGTAATGGAGGACGAACTATAGTGATGACGATTCATCAGCCTTCTAGTAGGCTGTATCATATGTTTCATAAGGTTTTGTTGTTGTCTGAAGGTAATCCTGTATACTTTGGGAAGGGATCGGGTGCGTTGGATTATTTCGCCTCCATTGGATTCGCTCCTTCACTTGCTATGAATCCTGCAGACTTCTTGTTAGATCTTGCCAATG GAGTTTCAACTGCTGATTCAAATGAAGACCAAACAGCTATCAAGCAAAAGTTGGTGTCGGCATACAAGACTAATAATCTATCAGACAATGTGTATTCGGAACTTAAAATCGACTATGATCAACACCATGAATCAACGATGGATGATGAGCAGTTTCGCCGATGGTCGACCACTTGGTGCGAACAATTTTCGGTTTTACTGAGACGAGGCATAAAAGAAAGGAAGCACGAATCTTTCTCACGTCTCAAGATAGGACAAGTGCTAGCCATCTCAATCCTATGTGGTCTATTGTGGTGGCAATCTGATATCAGTCACTTACAAGATCAg GTGGGACTTTTCTTCTTTTACTCAGGATTTTGGGGTTTCTACCCGCTCTTTCAAGCTATTTTCACCTTCCCTCAAGAACGTATGATGCTAGCTAAAGAACGAGCCTCTGGCATGTACCGCCTCTCCTCATACTTCATGGCTCTAACCTTGGGTGACTTACCAATGGAACTAGTCCTACCCACGGTTTTCGTTGTCATAACTTACTGGATGGCTGGCCTGAAACAAACCCCACAATGTTTCTTTTCGGCCCTATTCACTCTCCTCTACAGCGTTCTATGTTCTCAAGGTCTCGGATTAGCCATAGGCGCCATTGTTATGCGTCAAAAATCAGCCACTATCCTTGGTtcagtaatcatgctagcatttcTTCTAGCAAGCGGATACTACGTCCACAACGTGCCTAAGTTCATCGCATGGATCAAGTACGTATCCATTAGTCAGTATACATTCAGGCTCTTGTTGGGATCACAATATAAGTCTGGGGAAACATATCCCTGTGGCTCTGGTAAGACTTGTTTGGTAGAAGATTTCCCGTCCGTGAAGCCGGTCGGGCTCGACGGACGAGCCGCTTCTTGTCTGGCCCTGGCAGTAATGCTTGTGGGTTATAGGGTTATCGCATATGTCGCACTTATTAGAATTGGTGTGCCAAAGAGGTAA